One window of the Eucalyptus grandis isolate ANBG69807.140 chromosome 8, ASM1654582v1, whole genome shotgun sequence genome contains the following:
- the LOC104417762 gene encoding GRAS family protein RAD1: MSLGYLQPELYSEDQYDESHVLDLNLSTLECYSVSSTSSLQSIHRCFLDETRNCKRLKVEPSIGESIESKEIVHRGCSGMRTNSSNSLRKLQFRDHIWAYTQRYLAVEAMEEAAAAIMQGDQSEMREEGNGDAMKLVQRLIACAEAVACRDKTHASALLSELSSKALVFGTSFQRVASCFVQGLVDRLALVQPSGAVGIVGQSAREMVMTNEKEEALRLVYEICPYIQFSHFIANESILEAFEGESSIHVVDLGMTQGLPHVHQWRNLISSLAKRPGSSSRCLKISGVGNCEEGLQTIGDKLKHYAKGLGVNFEFLMVQSNLENLQAEDFSILEGEVLVINSILQLHCLVKESRGALNSVLQILHKLLPKLLVLVEQDSSHNGPFFLGRFMEALHYYSAIFDALDAMLPKYDTRRAKIEQFFFAEEIKNIVSCEGPARVERHERIDQWRRRMSRAGFQSAPIKMLTKAKQWLAKFKVCEGYTIVEEKGCLVLGWNSKPIIAASCWKCS, encoded by the coding sequence ATGAGTCTAGGCTACTTGCAACCCGAACTCTATAGTGAAGATCAGTATGATGAGTCCCATGTCCTCGACCTGAACCTTTCGACGCTGGAGTGTTACTCAGTTTCATCCACGTCCAGCCTACAGAGCATCCACAGATGTTTCTTGGATGAAACAAGAAATTGCAAGAGGTTGAAGGTAGAACCATCCATCGGAGAATCCATAGAGAGTAAGGAAATTGTGCACCGTGGCTGCAGCGGTATGAGGACTAATAGCTCTAATAGCTTGCGTAAGCTTCAGTTCAGGGATCATATATGGGCATACACCCAGAGGTACTTGGCAGTCGAGGCCATGGAAGAAGCTGCAGCGGCCATCATGCAAGGTGATCAAAGCGAGATGAGGGAGGAGGGAAATGGAGACGCGATGAAACTTGTCCAGCGACTCATCGCTTGTGCAGAGGCTGTGGCTTGTCGCGACAAGACACACGCCTCCGCATTGCTTTCGGAGCTCAGTTCCAAAGCTCTGGTGTTCGGCACGTCGTTTCAGCGAGTTGCATCTTGCTTTGTGCAAGGCCTTGTTGACCGCCTGGCACTTGTTCAACCATCGGGGGCTGTGGGAATCGTTGGTCAAAGTGCAAGGGAGATGGTGATGACGAACGAGAAAGAAGAGGCTCTTCGCCTCGTCTATGAGATTTGTCCATACATCCAATTCAGTCACTTTATTGCAAATGAATCAATCTTGGAAGCCTTTGAGGGAGAGAGTTCAATTCATGTGGTGGACTTAGGCATGACCCAAGGCCTGCCTCATGTCCACCAGTGGCGCAACCTAATAAGCAGCCTGGCAAAACGGCCAGGCTCGTCATCTCGATGCCTCAAGATATCTGGTGTTGGGAATTGCGAAGAAGGCCTCCAAACGATTGGGGACAAGCTAAAACACTATGCAAAAGGCTTGGGAGTGAATTTCGAGTTTCTGATGGTCCAAAGCAACTTGGAAAACCTCCAAGCAGAAGACTTCAGTATCCTAGAAGGCGAAGTCCTAGTCATAAACAGCATTCTTCAGCTGCACTGCCTGGTGAAAGAAAGCCGAGGAGCACTGAACTCTGTCCTGCAAATTCTGCATAAGCTTTTGCCGAAGCTCCTGGTCCTGGTCGAGCAAGACTCAAGCCACAATGGGCCGTTCTTCCTAGGGAGGTTCATGGAGGCGCTGCATTATTACTCCGCCATCTTCGACGCCTTAGACGCCATGCTTCCCAAGTATGACACCAGGAGGGCCAAAATAGAGCAGTTCTTCTTCGCTGAAGAAATCAAGAACATTGTAAGCTGCGAGGGGCCCGCGAGGGTCGAGAGGCACGAGAGGATTGACCAATGGCGCAGGAGGATGAGCCGTGCCGGGTTCCAGTCTGCGCCCATTAAGATGCTAACGAAGGCCAAGCAGTGGCTTGCGAAGTTCAAGGTATGTGAAGGTTACACTATAGTGGAAGAGAAGGGGTGCTTGGTTCTTGGCTGGAACTCCAAGCCCATCATTGCAGCTTCCTGTTGGAAATGCTCCTAA
- the LOC104415723 gene encoding LOW QUALITY PROTEIN: protein HHL1, chloroplastic (The sequence of the model RefSeq protein was modified relative to this genomic sequence to represent the inferred CDS: deleted 2 bases in 1 codon), with protein MEVGMSLNATVRLPLAGSRVAHDDSPGLARHSLSTSRAAAARPRARRGRPPLVVEAKGKRGMQARQFQRPPPPPLPKIEDDGNPRFVIFIRMANVYLWYPLSLITGGTTAKIMVAAKDNFLGKYIYKDTLARNLAAVIYRDEKEIQKTALKQHRVLRTATEFRYGYKIVENGNVRAALSTTDVIELPTQDQLKTVFDKVKDLFGDAKESFGKLTALNSTTSEEPKSEESSKEKEKVKS; from the exons ATGGAAGTGGGCATGTCCCTGAACGCAACGGTCCGTCTTCCCCTGGCGGGCTCCCGAGTGGCCCACGACGACTCCCCCGGGCTGGCCAGGCACTCCCTCTCCACctcccgcgccgccgccgcc cgcccgcggGCCCGCCGCGGGCGGCCGCCGCTGGTGGTGGAGGCCAAGGGCAAGCGGGGCATGCAGGCCCGCCAGTTCCAGCGGCCCCCGCCCCCTCCTCTGCCCAAGATCGAGGACGACGGCAACCCCAGATTCGTCATCTTCATTCGGATGGCCAAT GTTTATCTTTGGTACCCGCTCAGTCTGATAACTGGCGGCACCACTGCCAAAATCATGGTGGCGGCGAAAGATAATTTCTTGGGGAAGTACATTTACAAGGACACTCTCGCCAGGAATCTTGCTGCTGTTATCTACAGA GATGAGAAGGAGATTCAGAAGACTGCACTCAAGCAACATCGTGTCCTGAGGACGGCCACTGAGTTCAGATATGGCTACAAGATTGTG GAAAATGGTAATGTGCGAGCAGCACTTTCAACCACAGACGTCATTGAG CTTCCAACACAAGACCAGCTGAAGACTGTGTTCGATAAAGTGAAGGACTTATTTGGAGATGCTAAGGAATCATTCGGAAAACTCACAGCCCTAAATTCAACGACGAGCGAAGAACCCAAGTCTGAGGAAAGctctaaagaaaaagagaa